TTCCCCCCGTGGAGACATGGAATGACCTCATAAGGTCAAGCGGGGACTTCGTTGTCGTGGCGCAATGCGAAATGGCCGTCCAGAGCCTTATGTGCCCACGAATAGCTCCTTAAAACAAGGCATTGTAGAAATGTCTCGATGAGACTTTTCCGGGTGTGCCGATGCCTCTTGCTGCCCTGCCGCATAGGCCTTTTTCCTATGTGACTTCTGGATTGTTGACAACGTTGTCAGGCTTTACCCAGACTCCGGCGACATCGGTTCGCGTTCACAGGAACGTGACATCAGCATGACGAGGGGATCGCAGTGGTCGAAGGGGTCAGCCACAGCGCACGCGAGTTCTTGGCGCAAGAAGCCATGTTTCTCGCTGCGGACGTCGGGGGCACGCATGCACGCATCGGACTGGTCAGTCGCGAGCCGGACGGCACGCGCCCGGTGACGGTGCTGCAGTACCACCGCTACGCGTGCGCGGACTGGCCGAGCCTGACGGCGGTGCTGCAGGACTTCGTGGGCCAGCTGGATCGTTCGGTGCACGTGGATCGCTGCGCCGTGGCCAGCGCCGGCTATGTGCTGGGCGATGCCATCGTCAACGACAACCTGCCCTGGCCCGTGTCCATCCGCGACATCCGCGACAGCCTTGGCATCGAACAGCTGGCCGTGGTCAACGACTTCGAAGCGGTGGCCTACGCCACCCAGTTCCTCAGCCACGCCGACACCACCGCGGTGATTGAAAGCGAAGCGCCGCCGGTCGCCGGTCCGGTGCTGGTGATGGGCCCGGGCACCGGCCTGGGTTCGGCCGTGCTGCTGCCCGGCCAGCCGCACGCCACCGTGCTGGCGACCGAAGCGGGCCAGATCGCACTGGCGCCGGGCAACGAACGCGAGATCGAGATCCTGCGTTACCTGGCACGCGACCGTGCCTACGTGTCCTTCGAACACGCCCTCTCGGGCCCGGGCCTGCTCAACCTTTACCGCGCCCTGTGCGCGCTGCGCCACCAGCCGCCGGTCTTCACGCAACCGGCCCAGGTGACGCAGGCAGCACTGGAGCGCAGCGACGACGCGGCGGTGGAAGCGCTGGATGTTTTCTGCGGCCTGCTGGGCAGCTTCGTCGGCGACCTGTGCCTGCTGTACGGCGCACGCGGGGGCGTGTTCCTGGCGGGCGGCATTCTTCCGCAGATCCGCGACGTGCTGCTGACCAGCAGCTTCCGCCAGCGTTTCTTCAACAAAGGCGTGATGCGCGCCTTTCTGCAGCAGGTTCACGTACGACTGATGGAGCACGGCCAGCACGGTGTGATCGGTGCAGCCGGCCTGTACCTGGACGGGCGCACGTAAGACCCAGGGG
The nucleotide sequence above comes from Dyella telluris. Encoded proteins:
- the glk gene encoding glucokinase, which gives rise to MFLAADVGGTHARIGLVSREPDGTRPVTVLQYHRYACADWPSLTAVLQDFVGQLDRSVHVDRCAVASAGYVLGDAIVNDNLPWPVSIRDIRDSLGIEQLAVVNDFEAVAYATQFLSHADTTAVIESEAPPVAGPVLVMGPGTGLGSAVLLPGQPHATVLATEAGQIALAPGNEREIEILRYLARDRAYVSFEHALSGPGLLNLYRALCALRHQPPVFTQPAQVTQAALERSDDAAVEALDVFCGLLGSFVGDLCLLYGARGGVFLAGGILPQIRDVLLTSSFRQRFFNKGVMRAFLQQVHVRLMEHGQHGVIGAAGLYLDGRT